In the genome of Peromyscus eremicus chromosome 1, PerEre_H2_v1, whole genome shotgun sequence, the window TCGGAAGGAAAGGTCTTCATCAACATCTGCCACTcgccctccatccctcccccggTGGACGTGACTGAGGATGAGCTGCTTCAGATGCTGGAGGAGGACCAAGCTGGCTTCCGAATCCCCATGAGCCTGGGAGAGCCACATGCTGAGCTGGATGCGAGTCAGTACCCTCCGAGGACACCAAGTCTGCTCCCTCAAGACCCTGCTTTTCTCAGGAGCTTCCAGTCAGCTTTGGGAGCCAGAGGGGGTTGATCCAAGTCTGAACATGCCCTGGGGCTCTTCACTGAGGTTAAGGAGACTTCAGAGAAGCCTACCTAGAAGAGTAATGCTCTGATAGAAGATTTGAAGAGAGGGGGGGAGTGCATGGGggggtgcacacgcctttaatcccatcactcaggaggcagagccaggcggatctctgtgagttcgaggccagcctgggctacagagttccaggatagccagggctacacagagaaaggctGACTCAGAAAAGATTTAAAGCATTAGTCAGGCAAAGTCAGAGAAGAGGGTTGTAGGCAGAGATGACaagtgagctgggcatggtggctcactctTCTAAATAGCTCTTaaggtgctgaggcaggagaattgctgaaagctagaggccagcctgagctacacggaCCAGGGCCAGAGTCTGGGGGGTACAGTGATTTGATTGATGGACAAACAATCAGGAGAGACTGGAAGTGTGGACAGCTGGTGTTCTCTAGAGTAGAAATGAGCATTTTCCTAGAGGTGGGTGGGATAGAGTGAGGTGATTCTTGGGGTCACTGGGGAGTATCAGGGTCTGTCTTGGGGATGTGAGCATCAACCTGGAGTTGAGCCTGGAAGCCAGGAAGGACCTGGTCTGAGTCGGCTGGAAAGTAAAATGTATGCTGGCTCTCACTTCCTGTGTCTTGGGTCTCTGGTCCTTGGGTAAGTTTTCCTTATGGGTGTTACATGGAGGGTTGCAATGGCCTCATTCCCTCTTTCCACAGAAGGCCAGGGCTGCACTGCTTATGATGTCGCCGTCAATAGCAACTTCTACCTGAGGATGCAGGTGGGATGTGTGTTATGGATAAGGCCCGGGGAGGGTGCTTCCTCCAGCCCCGACCCCACCATCGCGTCTCTTCTCACCTTAGAACAGCGATTTCTTGAGGGAGCTGGTGGTCACCATCGCCAGGGAGGGCCTTGAGGACAAGTATGGTTTACAGCTAAATCCAGGTGAGGGTCAGGAGGGGAATGGCTGGGATGGCACACTTGGAAGAGGTGAGTCCAGTGGGCCAGGAGGGGGTGGAGCTTCTCAGAGTGAGGGTGGGGTCGTGAGGGGGCGGGGCCAGGAgcctggcgggggtggggtggggtgtggggttgggtgtggtggtggtggtggcggtggtggtggtggtggtggtggtggtggtggtggtggtggtggtgatggtagtggagGTGTCTTGGTGCATTCCCCAGGAAGGGTGGGGGCTAAGGTGGGCAGGGCCTCTAAGAGTCAAGATTGCAGTGGTCAGAGCAGAAGGTGTCTAGGAAGGCGGCCCAGCCTCTGTGGACTGGGAAGCACCACTTGAGGGGACCCCACCTCAGCGATCTTTGACTTCAACCCTCAGAATGGCGCATGTTGAAGTACCGGCCTTTCCTGGGGTCCATCTCGCAGCAGAACATCCGTTCCCGGCAGCGTCCTCGGATCCAGGAGCTGGGGACCCTGCAGGGGTGAGCCTTCATACATATCTGGGCTGATGACTATCCTGGGACTCTAGGGACTCAgatggagctgagacacagaactgggtggagggagaaaggaacAGCAAGCCAAGTAGAGGGTGCCGGGCTGTCAGAGGCCAGGTGGTCACCTTCAGTCGGCCCTTGTTCCCATACAGCCCAGAGCGGCCTCACATGAACCTTTGGTTGGAAGCCCCCGACCTCCTCTTGGCTGAAATTGACCTCCCCAAGCTGGTGAGTGCAGGGAAAAGAGCTAGAGTCTGGACACCCCGGGGCTAAGGCAGGAGGTTTAGGAGCCAAACCCCGGATCTGAAGGGGGAGGCTGGAGCCTGGATCCCTCGGCCTGGGTTATATCTCTGGAAGCAGTGATGCGGGGGCTGCCCCCAGACTTGCGTAAGTTGCCTCTCCTGGCCCAGAAAACCAAGAGGTGCAGCCATTGCTGTCCTGAGTTTGAGTTCCTCGGGACTCATAGTCACTGTCCTTTGATTTTGTCTGCATTGATTTGGTTCTGAGGTTGAAAGCACAGCCATGCATGCTATGACCTTGTGGACATAGCTTCCCAGTGCTAGGGGATGTGGGCTGACTGACCTCATCCCCAGGATGGAGCTCGAGGGCTGACCCTGGAGATAGGGGAGAATCACCTGGTGATGGGAAGCCTCCAGCAACTGTACCACCTCAACGCCTCCATCCCCCTGCGGATCAACCCTGAGGCCAGCAGGGCTGCTTTCCACCACAGAAGAAAGGTACCTGATACAGGGAGCTGTGGGAAGAGGCTGAGACCTCAAGTCCCGGGCTGGAAGAGAGCTGGGGTTTAGAGCCCTGGTTCTGAatcctcattctctttcttttcccagcaactgaTGGTGTCCATGCCCCTCCTGTCAGTGTCTTAACCAGAATCCCCCTGTATTTCCAGATGTGGAGAAGATGTTGGTGTCTTCTCTCAATGTGAAATAAACAGTTTTTCCTGTTCTTTCCAGCTTCAGAAATCAAGACATGGCGGGTGGGAGGGGAGACGACCATCCGTTCTGACCCGTGTCTGCTAGAAGTCTCTGTCCCTTTCTGGAGGCCCTGGCCTCCTGTCTTCACTGGCCTTCCTGGGCCCCAGGGCTGACCCCTCCTCCTTTCCTAGTCCACTTCTTCATGGTCCCGGAGCATCCGGGCATCTAGACTCAGCTCTGACCCCTTCCTTCTTAGACATAACTCTTCCCTCACTGATGCCCAGCCATCTCACAGAGCAGTGTCCCGCCACGCCACTGACTCCTGCTCTCCtagctctggtgccctcttctccaGAATGGCGTGTGGGGAATTACTAAATGGCCATCCCTCGCGCAGCGGGTGCTCTCATGGAGCGGGGGCTTGCACTGCCTGACCTCTTAGCAACCAAACTCCAGCAGCGCCTAGGGTCTCCTGCGCTCCATAAACCACATCCGTTCCTGGGTCCAGCTTCCTGTCACGGGCATGCCCAAGTCTAGGTCCTGAACCCCCAAGCTTCacttcctcctgactcagcctgtgCTGTTCCCTCTTTTGGGGCACTCCCACTCTACTCCCCAATATCCTTTCCCCATTTTTGGTGCCGAGGATGTAACTCAGGGCCTCTGATGCCAAGCATATACTGGGCAgtcaatggtggcgcacacctttaaccccagcactcaggaggcagaggcagggggatctcagagtttgaggccagcctggtctacagagcaaattccggAACAGCCAGGGTTCCAGAGAGAAACCCTGGAAAAACGAACAATACGAGGCATGTATTTCTTTTACTATTGAGTTACACCTCAGGGGACTTCTCAcccccttttttaatttttcttcctttttttttttttttttttttttttgatctctcaagacagggttgctctgtgtggccctggctgtcctggaactcgctttttaGACtatgatggcctcaaactcacagagatccgcctgcctctgctcccgagtgctgggatcccaagtgcgccaccaccgcccggctttttttctttttaattagagaaaaagcctcatgtatcccaggctgcttTGAAACTTGTCatgaagctgaggatgaccttgagtttatgatcctcctgcctcccctaaAGCGATGGGGTTTCGAGTTTACACCACTGCTCTGGTTTATGTAGCAGGGGACCAAACCCATGCTTCACGCGTGGCTGGGCAAGCACTCCTCCAACTGAGGTGCTTTTTCAGGACCCCCATGCTGTAATATAAATTACATTGGTAAATTATCAGATGCTGTTTTTACTTGTTGAAAcctgacccttttttttttttttagatttatttattttatatttttaaaaaagatttattatgtatgtagtgttctgtctgcatgtatgcctgcaggccagaagagggcgccagatctcactacagatggttgtgagccaccatgtgcttgctgggaattgaactcaggacctctggaagggcagccagtgctcttaacctctgagccatctctccagccctttattttacatttttattttttatttattttttttttattttacatttttgagagttttgtctgtgtatgttgtatgtgcaCTGTCTGTGTGGTTGGTTCCTGTGGCGGTCagaaccccctggaactggaattacaggtggttgtgagccacgagTATTTACatagagccacctctccagcgtCAAAAGCTGACTCGTGAGAAAAGTCTGGCCACAACCTTGTCCCAGACCCATGCACAGTTATTTCCAATGTGCTCTGAGACTCCCCAGCCCTgcaaagggagaagagagaatccAAACAGCTAAACTATTAAAAACCTTACACCTGGGCAGTCCAGAGGACTCCCTGAGTAAAGCTacttgctgctgagcctggtGACTGGAGATTCATTCCAGGAACCCACATagtagagagaactgactcccaaaagttgtcctttaaCCTCCGTaggtgctctctctccctctctctctctctctctctctctctctctctctctcacacacacacacacacacacacacacagattttagatttatttgtgtttatgagtGGTTTATTTGCATGTACACTGTTGGACCTGCAGAATTCAAAAGAGGGCGCCagtaagggtgctgggaactgaacccaggtcctctgcaagagcaacaaatgctcttaactactgagccttctctccagccccaaatatatatgtagtttttagtttttttgtttttttgtttaattttttttttttttttttttttttttggtttctcgagacagggtttctctgtagctctggctgtcctggaactcactctgtagcccaggctggcctcaaactcacagagatctgcctgcctctgcctcccgagtgctgggattaaaggcatgtgccaccgcccggcttgtttggtttttcaaaacaggatttctctgtgtggtcctggctgtcctggaacttgctctgtagatcaggttggcctcgaactcagagatccacctgactctgcctcccgagtgctgggattaaaagcatgcaccactgcctggcacgcacgcgcgcgcgcacacacacacacttttttttttttttaaattaaaaacaagtcgggcagtggtagcacgtgcctttaatcccatccctcaggaggcagaggcagggggatttctgagttccagtcactatacagagtgagttccaggacagtcagggctacacagaaaaaccctgtgtcGAAGAAAACTACAACAACAATAACATGGCCATACTGCTGCTGAGAAAAGCTGGTAAAGTCAGAAGGTATCCTGTAGCCAAGCTTGTTGGGTATGCCTGCATGAcattctcaggaggctgaggcaggaggatgacaagttccATGCTAGTCTGTACAGCAGCGACATCTATCCTGCCCCAGGATGCTGTCAAGCAAACTAGCGAGCTGCCCACGTGAGGGCGCAAGGAAGCCTCAAGCTCCAAGGCTTCTTAGCT includes:
- the Pih1d1 gene encoding PIH1 domain-containing protein 1, translating into MADSKLLAPELSDAESMGDETVRFQELLLQASKELQQAQTDRPESTQIQPQPGFCIKTNSSEGKVFINICHSPSIPPPVDVTEDELLQMLEEDQAGFRIPMSLGEPHAELDAKGQGCTAYDVAVNSNFYLRMQNSDFLRELVVTIAREGLEDKYGLQLNPEWRMLKYRPFLGSISQQNIRSRQRPRIQELGTLQGPERPHMNLWLEAPDLLLAEIDLPKLDGARGLTLEIGENHLVMGSLQQLYHLNASIPLRINPEASRAAFHHRRKQLMVSMPLLSVS